One segment of Xanthomonas oryzae pv. oryzae DNA contains the following:
- a CDS encoding pseudouridine synthase has translation MTTRLNKYIAETGFCSRRQADRLIGERRVTVNGVPAGTGAVVGEEDTVLVDGQPLRVREAKKLGGRKHVYIALNKPVGITCTTESSVKGNIVEFVGHEQRIFPIGRLDKESEGLILMTSNGNIVNEILRAENRHKKEYLVAVNKPVTDEFLRGMARGVRIHNETTLPCHTARIAKFGFRIVLEQGLNRQIRLMAAEFGYRVTQLRRVRIDNIKLAALKPGQWRNLSDAELRGLLPQRTDW, from the coding sequence ATGACGACGCGACTCAACAAATACATAGCCGAAACCGGCTTCTGCTCACGCCGCCAGGCCGATCGCTTGATCGGCGAACGGCGGGTGACCGTCAATGGCGTGCCCGCCGGCACCGGCGCGGTGGTCGGCGAGGAAGACACCGTGCTGGTGGATGGCCAGCCGCTGCGCGTGCGCGAGGCCAAGAAGCTCGGTGGCCGCAAACATGTCTACATCGCGCTCAACAAGCCGGTGGGCATCACCTGCACCACCGAGAGTTCGGTCAAAGGCAATATCGTCGAATTCGTTGGCCACGAGCAGCGCATCTTCCCGATCGGCCGGCTCGACAAGGAGTCCGAAGGGCTGATCCTGATGACCAGCAACGGCAACATCGTCAACGAGATTCTGCGCGCGGAAAATCGCCACAAGAAGGAATATCTGGTGGCGGTCAACAAGCCGGTCACCGACGAATTCCTGCGTGGCATGGCGCGCGGCGTGCGTATCCACAACGAGACCACGCTGCCATGCCACACCGCGCGCATCGCCAAATTCGGCTTCCGCATCGTGCTGGAGCAGGGCTTGAATCGGCAGATCCGCCTGATGGCCGCCGAGTTTGGCTATCGGGTCACGCAACTGCGCCGCGTGCGCATCGACAACATCAAGCTGGCCGCGCTCAAGCCAGGGCAGTGGCGCAACCTCAGCGATGCGGAATTGCGCGGCCTGCTGCCGCAACGCACCGACTGGTAA